caaCCGGGCTGGCACTCCCCGAACCCCGCAGAGTCCGGCCTGCGCCAGGACGAACCACCCGGGACCGCATGGGGGTGGCGGCCAGGGCTGCTCCGCGCACGCGGGCTCGGGGTCCACGGGCGTCCCTGGGGGGGCCGCTGGGGGTCTTCCCTGCGCGTAGCGGGAGCGAGGGCTTGGCCGGCGGGGGCTGGAGCCGCGGGTGCGGGCCGGCCCCTGGCGCGGGACTCTACCCTCCCCCCGCCACAGTGGATTCTGCTGCAGGATCGGGGTCGCGCGGCCCCTGCGGCGTTTCCCGCCTGCGTCGCCACGAGGAGGTAGCGCCGGCCCGGGAACCCGGCGGGACTGGGGGTTCGGGGGCTGAAGGCGGGGGGTCGCGGGGCCCCAGAGACCTTCCTGCCCGGGGCCGGGCCGCCCCCGCctcggcccccccgccccggGTCGTTCCAGTCGGGGGCCCCTCGGCCCGTCCCCAGCTCCCCGTCTTCCACCTTCCCAGACCTCCCGGGACCGCGTCCCGCCTGCTCGCGCTCTCATGGCGGACAAGAAATTGGTGGTGGTTTTTGGGGCCACAGGTAAGCGAGACGCCGAACTGATGGTCGGGAGGCCGGCGCCGAGGGGACCCCGGGGCGGGGGAGCCAGGGCGCCCCCTAGCGCCGGGAGGCGCCCCCCTGGGCCTTGTCCCCGCAGAGGCTCCCCCGCGCCCGCGCTCACGTAGGATCCGGGTGATGAAGCATCGGGGAGGTTTTCGCGGGTGTTTCCTGGAGGCCTTCCCGACCCTTGGCAGGTGCTCAGGGGGGCTCGGTGGCCAGGACGCTCCTGGAAAGTGGAGCGTTCAGGGTCCGGGCGGTGACGCGGAGCCCCAGGCAGCGCGCGGCCCGGGAGCTGAGGCTGCAAGGCGCCGACGTGGTGCAGGGGGACCAGGACGACGAGGCCAGCATGGAGCGGGCCCTGGCCGGGGCTTACGCGGCCTTCATCGTCACCAACTACTGGGAGCACCTCAGCCAGGAGCAGGAGGTCAAGCAGGTGAGGGCAGGAGGGGGCCGCCGGGAGCTCGGGCCAGGGCCAGGCATCTTCCAAGGAGCTCCCGGGTCTCCTGCACGCCCGGGAGGCAGCTCCTGCCTGCCAGAGAGGCGCAGCCTGCTACTTCCCTGCAGCCGTTCTGGATGAGAGCGGGAGGCTGCAGCTTTCTCATCCCGTGGCCTGTTATCATTCATATACCACGagatttactattttaaaatgtccGTTTGGTGacttttagtacattcacaaggGTGCGCGACCATCCGCAGTATCTAATGCTGGAACGTTTttatcatccccaaaagaaacctgTACCTGTTAGGAGTCACCCCCGATCCCCCGAGCCAATCAACCACTAATCAACTTTCTGTCATCCATTGACTTACACTACTTTTAAAAAACCAGTTCTGGGGagtggatggggctcaagtggttgagctcccacctcctacatgggaggtcccaggttccgtcccccatgcctcctgaaaaaacaaaaacaggcaaaacaaatgaaaaaaccagctcagggaagctgatgtagcttaGGGGTCAAGCATCCGCTTCCCACATctgaggccccgggttcaatccccacccctggtacctaaaaaaaaaaacaaaacagttttatTGCCCTGTACTTATAATAAAGTGTACACATTTTAATTGTATAGTTTGTGACTTTTGAATACCTATGTGTATTAATTTTTATGGCTGCTGTAACAGAGTTCCACAAACCAGGTGGCTCAAAACACAGAAATGTATTGTCACAaatctggaggccagaagtccaaaaccaaggtgtggGTGGGGCCGGGCTCCGTCAGAAGGCTCTAGAAGAGGGCCCTTTCCACCTCTTCCAGCTGTGGGTGCTTGCCAGCCACCCTTGGTGTCCCTTGGCTTGTAGCCACCTCTCCCTGTGTGTCTATGTCTGTCTGCTCTTACAAGGACACCAGGCACTGCGTTAGGACCCACCCTaatgacatctgcaaagaccctatttccaaatatagTGACACTCAGAGACTCCGGGTAGACATGACTTTTGGGGGGGACACTCTAATCAAAATATAGTACATTTCCATTGTACCAGAAAGTTGCCCATGGCCCCCTGCACACTTTTTACCCCAAGATCACAtgatctttgttttcctttattccaTTTCCCACTTCAGATGCTCTCAGGTCAGGTGGATACTGGATCCAGCTGGTAACCCACCTTGTGCCAGCACCCCAGGGTGCCTTGTCTCATCAGGACAGAACCCAGCTCCTAGCACAAAGCCTGTCACCCAGGGGACACTCACCTACGCGAGGGGAATGTACACCTGGGTCAGAGAAGAATTCCGAGCCTGAGATTTAAGTCCTGCCTTTCTCAGAAAATCATTGTATGGCTTGGGACACGTAACTTCCTTTCTCCTGTCCTTGTCTCTCTCCCCTGTAAAATAAAGGGAGAGTGGATTGGACCCCcgatttccaaattttttttagctttgacTCTTTAATTACAGTCTTATAGGGAAGCCCATTAGAATAGTGGACAAAAACAGTTCCTTGACTATGGAGCAGACGTAGGCCTCAAAGCAGGGGGCTCCAACAACAGACGTGCCCTCTTTCGCAGTTCTGGGGCCAGAACTCGAGGTGTCGGCAGGGCCCTGCTCCCTCCAGAGGCTCTGGGGGGTCCTTCCTGGCCTCTTGCAGCTTCTGGGGGCTCCAGGCAGTCCTCGGCTTGGACCTGCATCCCTTCCGCCTCTGCCTCCGTCTCCACCTGGCCTCctctttgtcttttcctcttctgTCTACAGGGTCACTTGTCAATTGGACACCCCCCCACCACCATATCCAGAATGATCTCATCTTGAGTTCCTccacttaattacatctgcaaagaccatCTTTCCAAATAGTCACATTCCCAAGTTCCTGGCATTAGGACATGGACATATATTTTGGAGACCACCATTCAGCCTCCTACCCAAGCTTACATGGCAGGTGGTGTTGCTGTCCTCATGTAACTGGCAAGGTCGGGTGGTTAAGCCACTTGTCCTGGGTCATGCAGCGGGCACATTGCAGAGTCCGGGTTGGGAACCTGAGCGGCCTGCGTGCCTGACCGCTGAGCCGTGGCACCTCCAGAGCAGGCCCCCTGGCAGCACCGTGGACAAGACGCTCAGCCCAGGCAGAGCTGTGAGGTCGGCAGACCTGCCCTTCCTCACCTCTATCACATGGGTGGGCCATAGTCAAGAACAATGGATAGTAGAACCACCCAGACCCTCTAGAGTGCAGCTCGGATGCTGCGGGTGGTAGAAGGCCTATGATTAAGTATTGAGGGTGTGGCGCTGTGGGTGTCATCCCAGAGGGATCGGAAGGTCTGGCTCCCAGCATCACAGACAGCGGCACCCCGGGGTCAGGACAGTCAGGGCCGCGATCCTTCCCCTTAGCCTCGGCTTTCTCCCCTTCTGCCCACCAGGGAAAGCTGCTGGCTGATCTGGCCAAACGCCTGGGCCTCCGCCATGTGGTCTACAGTGGCCTGGAGAACATCAAGAAGCTGACGGGTGGGAAACTGGCGGCGGGCCACTTTGATGGCAAAGGGGAGGTGGAGGAGTATTTCCGGGACATTGGCGTGCCCATGACCAGCGTGCGGCTGCCCTGCTATTTCGAGAACCTCTTCTCTTACTTCCTGCCCCAAAAAGCCCCAGATGGAAAGAGCTACTTGCTGAGTGAGTGCCCTTCCCTGCACACCTGCCCTCACTGACCTGGTGGAGCAGAGTCCTTGTTTTGGGAGGTGGTGGGTGTAGCAGAATGGGGGCAAGCTGCCATCATTCTGGGTTCGAGTCTGTTTCTCACATTAGGTCTGTCACTCTGAACAATTCACTTAACCTTGCTGGGCCCCTGCTTCCTTTTCTGTGAAGTGGTGATAACAGCAGTGTTCAAAGGGGTGGCGAGAAAACCTGCTTGCACAGCGGGCGTGCAAAGCCCTGTCAGGTGGAGAGCTTTACAAAAGCAAGTACAGTTATTGCTGCTGCTTCAAATATAAGATCTGGAAGACCTGGTCCCATTGTAGactttacaatggagaaaagCTCCTTCTTCTCAGATACCATTTGCAGATCTATAAACGGGCTGAATCTCCTGGGGCCTGGCTGGGAGGGAAGTACACTTTGTCTCCTGTGGGCTGGCTCAGCAGATCAGAGCGATTGGCTCGGGAGGCCAGAGGGAGAGGACAGTGCCCTCATCTGGCCCCACTTCCACCCTGTGTGAACCCGGCTCACCTGGCAGGGGGAGGTCAGCAGTGGCCTGAGAGCCAGGAAGCGTCCTGCCCATCCAGTGAGCACTGCCCTTTCTCGTTTGCAAACCTATCCTTGGGGGTGCAGCCCTGTGCTCGGTCTCTGAGTTGGAGCTCTTCCCACAAGTCCCCCTGGGTGATCCCAGCAGGTAGCTGGAGCCGCGCTCTCCAGGCTCCCCCTCCAGCCCTTTTAGTTGCCCCCCTGGCCTGTGCGTCCCCCACAGAAGCCGCACCCTGACACGGTGGCACTCGTTCACCCAGCAGACGCTTGCCGCATCTATCACACACTCCTCCGAGCGAGGCCTGGCGTCTGGGTAATGCGGCGGTGTTGATGGAGTTGCCGTTTGGAAGCTCCATCCACAGGTTTCCAGCTTTCAGGGATTCAGGCTAGGACAGGGCTGCCACGCGGGATCTGTTCTTGGTAGCAGCTTTCCAAGCCCTTCCCTGTCCCTTCTTGGCACATCTCAGCCCTGGGGCGGGCAGGTAAAGGGTCCTGACTCCCGTTCTTGAACGACCTGAGCCAGCCTCAGAAGGTTTGAGCAGCACACCCTCAGTAGCAGAGCTAGGCTTACCCCCTAATGTCCTGACTCTGACTCCCACTCTTTCTCCTCCCACGCCACGAGCACCAGCAGCGACTTGTGCAGATGACCAAGTGACTGACAGCAGAGAAACCAGCTTCGACCTTTCTGTGCCGGCATCTGTCCCACGGGACAGGTGCTGACGGTCCTGCTCTCCACCCGTCACAGGCTTGCCCATGGGTGACATCCCCATGGACGGGATGGCCGTGGCAGACCTGGGCCCGGTGGTGCTCAGCCTGCTGCAGACGCCGGGAGAATATGTCGGACGAAATATTGGGCTCAGCACCTGCAGGCACACGGCGGCAGAGTATGCGGCCCTTCTCTCCAAGCACACGGGCAAGGCCGTGCATGACGCCAAGGTGGGCGTCTCCCCCGGGGGGTGGGCTGGGTGGCCTCAGGCTTTCTGAACTCCCAGAGGGCATTTTCAGGGTCACAGGGAAGGGGGTCTCTAGGGCTGCCCCCTCCCTCTCTGAACAAGGTAAAACGCAAACCCGGCTTAACATCAGCATTCACACCAGGCTGTGCGTGGGGGCGAAGTGTGGCCACAGAGTGTGTGCTTCAGCGTTTTGAGTGGTGAGAAAGGTTTCCAGGAGGGGGACAGTGGGAGCCAAGGCAAGAAAATGCAGGGCGTGCAGGCACCTTTGTGTAGTGCAGTTGTGGAGAGCCGGGAGGAAAGCCCGAAAGACAGGCCTGTTCCCTGCGCCCCCTGCCTTGGCCTGCGGCGGGCAGGAAGCCCACTGCTCTCCTGATCCCGCTGGCCCACAGTCTTCCTGCCCAGACCCCACACTGCTCTGGGGCCACCACGCCTGTTCCTAGCTCCCTTACAAAAGTGAGACGTACTCATTAAAGAAAACCCGGGAAATGCCAAgtggagaaaagacaaaaatcacCCAGAAAGCCCCCGCTCAGAACCAAGCAGAGCAATtatgggggcaggggtggggggcgtgagggcaggggtggggggcgtgAGGGCAGGTCAGACCAGCCCCAGATCCTGCTCCACCTGTGGGTAACCttgggcatgctttctctcccctctctgcctcagtttccgaGGATGTCAGCATCCTAGGGTGCACATAAGGATGAAGTGAAACAATCGATGCAAACGCTTCCTCAGCACAACACTAGCCCAGAAAACGTGCCAAGAATGGTCCCAGAGGGGCTTTAAAGATTAGAGTTAAGATTCAATTCAGTAGCGGTAAGGTAACAGCTTTGGTTTTTGAGCCAGAAAGGGATGCAAGCAAATTTCTGACTTGAAAGGGACCTCAAAGTCTCCATCTCAGGATCTAAACTGACCCAGAACGTGTGTGGGCAGCGCACCGAGGACGGTGGTTTCCAAGCCTTCAGCTTTTTGGTAGAACAGTTTTTAGACGAACTCTCGATAGAGCCCCAGGTGACTGAGCTGCTGCAGTGTGGCTCTGGCTGGGCAGGTGTGGAGTCGCACCCTCCAGCCGCCTCCCCAGCGCCCCACCGGGCCCCGGAAGGTGCTGACTCAGTGACCAGTCTCCCTCTGCTTCCAGACAACTCCAGAGGAGTATGAGAAGCTGGGCTTCCCCGGGGCGCAGGACCTGGCCAACATGTTCCGTTTCTACGCCATGAAGCCCGAGCGCAACATCGAGTTGACCCTGAGACTCAACCCCAAGGCCAGGACCCTGGACCAGTGGCTGGAGCAGCACAGAGGGGACTTTGCCGGGCTGTGACCTGCCCACCTCGCAGACCCAGAGTcagtctgagaggggtgggcgcAGAGCCACATTTATCCTTTTTGTGTTaaaattttggtttctttttcatatttaaataaagGCCATTGTTCTTGCAGTTGGTTTGCAAATGAAAACTGCCTGTATGATATGGGTGGCGTCTCCCACCTGACCGAGGACTGACCTCGCGCCTGTCCCCCTTCCCAGGCCTACCTTCGGGCAACCCCCTAAAAGCACGTCCAGTTGTGGTTGCTGTAACCTTGAACAAGGCCCGTCCCCAGCtcatcttgttttgagaaaagagcacatGGCCAGGCGTTCCCCCCTACTTGCACACAAGCCCCTGGCTCTTAGCCACCTTTGTCCCTCGGCCAGCTGTAACCTGTAGGACGCTTGCCCTAGGCATGGACATACTCAGGTGAACCACTTGCTGCCTCGCTGTCCGGCACGAGGGTCGCTGCGGCTCTCTGGACGTAGGTTCCCCCTACTAAGAGCTGAAGGACTGATCGCCCTGGCCTTCAGCGCCTCTTTTCTTGATCTCAGCTGGCCCCATTGTGGGGCAGTCTGGGGCATTCCCAGCTGGGTCTccccctatttctctttttcaggtTCAGCAGGACATAGCCATTAGTGTTGCCAGCAGAATTCCAGAGAAACTGGGATAACTGGGAGAAGAGGAACCCACTATGGAAATCCTGGGCTGGCTGCCCCCTGGACCCTGCAGGCCGGCCAGGAGTGCCGTGATGCCCCAGAACCCCACAGGAAGAACCCCACAGGAAGGACCAAGGCTGCCCTCAGCCCTCAGGAGGTGAAGCGGCTGGTGGCCCCTGCTGTGGGCAGTAAGAGGGGCTACTGAGGCACAGTTAGCAGGCCAGGCCCCAGTGCATAAGCAAGACTAGAGGACAGGGCCGCTCTGCTGGAAGCTGGTATGGCAGGGAAGGGGCTCCTGCGGGACACCTTGACCTGCCATGTGTGGACATGTGGGGCAAGGTCCCCAAGGGCAGGTACGGACCAGCGCGCAGGCGCCCCACTGGGAGGCCAAGACTTGGAGGCCTTGAGAAGGCAAGTGGGGAGCCGATATAGTGTCCCGTGCTCAAGGACCCGGGTTC
Above is a window of Dasypus novemcinctus isolate mDasNov1 chromosome 23, mDasNov1.1.hap2, whole genome shotgun sequence DNA encoding:
- the NMRAL1 gene encoding nmrA-like family domain-containing protein 1 isoform X3; translation: MPFLQPGWHSPNPAESGLRQDEPPGTAWGWRPGLLRARGLGVHGRPWGGRWGSSLRVAGARAWPAGAGAAGAGRPLARDSTLPPPQWILLQDRGRAAPAAFPACVATRRPPGTASRLLALSWRTRNWWWFLGPQGKLLADLAKRLGLRHVVYSGLENIKKLTGGKLAAGHFDGKGEVEEYFRDIGVPMTSVRLPCYFENLFSYFLPQKAPDGKSYLLSLPMGDIPMDGMAVADLGPVVLSLLQTPGEYVGRNIGLSTCRHTAAEYAALLSKHTGKAVHDAKTTPEEYEKLGFPGAQDLANMFRFYAMKPERNIELTLRLNPKARTLDQWLEQHRGDFAGL
- the NMRAL1 gene encoding nmrA-like family domain-containing protein 1 isoform X2, giving the protein MGVAARAAPRTRARGPRASLGGPLGVFPARSGSEGLAGGGWSRGCGPAPGAGLYPPPATVDSAAGSGSRGPCGVSRLRRHEETSRDRVPPARALMADKKLVVVFGATGAQGGSVARTLLESGAFRVRAVTRSPRQRAARELRLQGADVVQGDQDDEASMERALAGAYAAFIVTNYWEHLSQEQEVKQGKLLADLAKRLGLRHVVYSGLENIKKLTGGKLAAGHFDGKGEVEEYFRDIGVPMTSVRLPCYFENLFSYFLPQKAPDGKSYLLSLPMGDIPMDGMAVADLGPVVLSLLQTPGEYVGRNIGLSTCRHTAAEYAALLSKHTGKAVHDAKFPRMSAS
- the NMRAL1 gene encoding nmrA-like family domain-containing protein 1 isoform X1, whose protein sequence is MGVAARAAPRTRARGPRASLGGPLGVFPARSGSEGLAGGGWSRGCGPAPGAGLYPPPATVDSAAGSGSRGPCGVSRLRRHEETSRDRVPPARALMADKKLVVVFGATGAQGGSVARTLLESGAFRVRAVTRSPRQRAARELRLQGADVVQGDQDDEASMERALAGAYAAFIVTNYWEHLSQEQEVKQGKLLADLAKRLGLRHVVYSGLENIKKLTGGKLAAGHFDGKGEVEEYFRDIGVPMTSVRLPCYFENLFSYFLPQKAPDGKSYLLSLPMGDIPMDGMAVADLGPVVLSLLQTPGEYVGRNIGLSTCRHTAAEYAALLSKHTGKAVHDAKTTPEEYEKLGFPGAQDLANMFRFYAMKPERNIELTLRLNPKARTLDQWLEQHRGDFAGL